The Bacteroidota bacterium genomic sequence GCTTGGACTTGGCGGCGCGTTTGCTTTGCAGCCTAATCCGGCTGTGCTTACACCAAGTGGTCCGGGCTATTCGCCGCTGCCTATTTCAGCTTCATTTACGTGGACACCCAGTTGCGAAGAAGTTCGTCTGCAACCGTGGATCGTTACGTTTAAAGCCACCGATAATCACAGCGTTACGCCGTTAACTGATATTGAGTCGGTGCGCATTACGGTGGTGGCTCCCGGCCCGCCCACGCTCACCGCCACACCGCAGGGCTCGTCGATGACACTCAGCTGGTCTGCAGCGCCATGCAATCCTTCGGGCAACCGGCGTTTGCAATACCGTGTTTATCGTCGCAACGGCCCCAGTGGCTGGAATCCGGCCCAGTGCGAAACCGGCGTGCCGGCCTACACCGGCTTTGTGCTGGCAGGTATTGTAAACGATCCGGTAACTACGTTTGTGGATAATAACAACGGCAGCGGACTTGTGCCGGGGCTCGATTACTGCTACCGCTTGTGTGCTGTGTACGTTGACGGAGCACAAAGCTACGCCTCGCCAGAAGCCTGCAGCGAACTCCTGCGCGATGTGCCCGTGATTACCCATGTGGACATTACGTCCACTTCCTCCACCGCAGGCACACTCGATCTGCGTTGGGTGAACGCCATTCCCGACGGCATCAATTTCGATACGCTGGCCAATCCCGGGCCTTACACACTAACCATACAGCGCGCAACCGGATTTACGCTCAGCAACCCGGCTGTAGTAAGCACGGTTACCGTTCCGTTTTTTACACAGCTTCCCACGCTTTACTCCGACGGCGGCTTAAATACCTCGGGCACAGCCTACACGTATCGTATCGACTTTGCGGCTTCAACCGGAAGTATTGGCAACTCGCAGCAGGCATCGTCAGTATTTGCCACTGCGGCGGGCGCCGATAATCAGGTGCAGCTTTCGTGGAATGAAGTGGTGCCGTGGACGAATATCCGGTACGATATTTTCCGTTTCAATACGCTAAGCAGTGCGTGGGATTCTGTAGGCTACGCATTCAGCCGCAATTTTACCGATACCGGTTTGCTCAACGGCACACAGTACTGCTATTATGTGCGCGCAGTGGGCACGTACAACAATGCCACGCTGCCCTCGCCGCTTTATAACCGCTCGCAGGAAGTATGCGCCACGCCGGTTGACAGCACGCCGCCCTGCCCGCCCGGCCTTACCGTAGTTTCAGACTGCGATGCCGGAAACAACCAGCTTGTGTGGACAAACCCGATGCACATTGACGGCTGTACTACCGATGATGTGGTGCTTTATCATGTATGGTTTACACCGCAGCAGGGGCAGCCGTTTCAGATTATTGCCACCATTACCAATGCAAACGATACGCAGTTGCTGTTTCAGGATT encodes the following:
- a CDS encoding gliding motility-associated C-terminal domain-containing protein encodes the protein MKRLLLFVVFFFAVFAAKATHNIAGEITTRCVGPGYNVIEVTVTTYTDSNSPADRCELIVEWGDGNSEIVYRVDGPAGNCPSPSTMGILLGSSYPNIQVNYYRATHTYPGPSGVTPYIIRMKDPNRVAGIVNIPNSVNEPFYLQTEVFVDPNIGCNSTPALTSLPLDKACTGSCFYHNAGAVDPDGDSLSYRVGPCLDTLGNPIAGYQLPNVAGGGNLQIDPVTGDLSWCTPQIQGKYNLVIYIDEWRSLPNGNRVRIGTVLRDMSVDVEDNCQNDPPQIPNLPDLCVDANTNVSFNFTVTDPNASDQVRLLGLGGAFALQPNPAVLTPSGPGYSPLPISASFTWTPSCEEVRLQPWIVTFKATDNHSVTPLTDIESVRITVVAPGPPTLTATPQGSSMTLSWSAAPCNPSGNRRLQYRVYRRNGPSGWNPAQCETGVPAYTGFVLAGIVNDPVTTFVDNNNGSGLVPGLDYCYRLCAVYVDGAQSYASPEACSELLRDVPVITHVDITSTSSTAGTLDLRWVNAIPDGINFDTLANPGPYTLTIQRATGFTLSNPAVVSTVTVPFFTQLPTLYSDGGLNTSGTAYTYRIDFAASTGSIGNSQQASSVFATAAGADNQVQLSWNEVVPWTNIRYDIFRFNTLSSAWDSVGYAFSRNFTDTGLLNGTQYCYYVRAVGTYNNATLPSPLYNRSQEVCATPVDSTPPCPPGLTVVSDCDAGNNQLVWTNPMHIDGCTTDDVVLYHVWFTPQQGQPFQIIATITNANDTQLLFQDLSSVAGCYAITAADTLGNESSFSNVFCIDNCPVYELPNVFTPDGDNINDLFVPFPYRHIQSIDLKIYDRWGALVFETTDPAVRWDGLGMQSNRLCSDGVYYYVCTVNEIHLSGIKQRELKGFVHLFGKPSARPQ